The region GAATCTGGTCGGCAGCCCGCTGCAGGGCCGCGTCATGCTGGTCGATGACGTAATCACCGCGGGCACGGCGATCCGCGAATCGATGGAAATTATCCAGGCCAACGGTGCGACGCTGGCTGGCGTGCTGATTTCGCTGGATCGTCAGGAGCGTGGCCGTGGCGAGATTTCCGCTATTCAGGAAGTGGAGCGTGACTATAACTGCAAAGTGACGTCGATTATTACCCTGAAAGAGCTGATTGCGTATCTGGAAGAGAAGCCTGAAATGGCGGACCATCTGGCAGCGGTAAAAGCGTATCGCGAAGAGTTCGGGGTGTAATTAAATTGCCCGGTGGCGTTACGCTTACCGGGCTTACAGATTACTGCAACTGAGCAGCCACTAACGGCCAGCGGGCGTCAAAATCGTCCGTTGGACGGTATTTAAATTCACTACGCACAAAGCGGGAGAGCATCCCTTCACAAAACGCCAGTATCTGGCTCGCCAGCAGAGTCTCATCAATACTGTAACCTTCGCCTTCACGCATTTTCTTCTCGCGCAGAACCTGGCGCAATTGCGCTTCAATACGCTCGAAAAGCTGGTTAATGCGGCCCTGCAGTCTGTCCTGTTCAAACATCAGCGCGTGGCCGGTGAGAATGCGGGTTAAGCCCGGATTGCGTTCACCGAAGCCCAGGATTAACAGCACAATCAGACGCAGACGCGCGGTGGTGTCTTTTTCGTCTTTCAGAATCAGGTTGATGCGCGTAATCAGGCTGTCTTCAATAAACTCGATCAGGCTGTCGAACATCCGGGTCTTGCTCGGGAAATGACGGTACAGCGCCGCCTCAGACACGCCTACAGAGGCGGCCAGTTTAGCGGTGGTGATGCGTTGACTGCCATCGCTGGATTCAAGCATCAGAGCCAGAGATTGAAGTATTTCTTCGCGA is a window of Enterobacter cloacae complex sp. ECNIH7 DNA encoding:
- the slmA gene encoding nucleoid occlusion factor SlmA; this encodes MAEKQTAKRNRREEILQSLALMLESSDGSQRITTAKLAASVGVSEAALYRHFPSKTRMFDSLIEFIEDSLITRINLILKDEKDTTARLRLIVLLILGFGERNPGLTRILTGHALMFEQDRLQGRINQLFERIEAQLRQVLREKKMREGEGYSIDETLLASQILAFCEGMLSRFVRSEFKYRPTDDFDARWPLVAAQLQ